The Hymenobacter swuensis DY53 genome includes the window AGGGCTTCCTGCAGAGCCGTTTGCATAGCCTCCTGCTGCCCGGCCTGATCCTCAATGAGGCATAGCACATACAGGGCCTCACTGGCGGCCGGATTCAGCGCCAGTGCTTCCTGCACCACACTCCGCGCTTCGGGCAGACGGTTCTGCTGATACAGCGCAAAGCCCAGCATGATATATGCCTGCCCCTCCCGCGGATTGCGGACCAGCTGCTGCCGGAGCAGCTGCTCGGCCTGCACGGGGCGGCGCATATCCAGCAGATTCTGCACCGCGTCCTGCCACCGCGCTGCGGGGGAGTTGGGTGTCATGGGAAGGCTACTTTTTGATGCCCAGGTAAGTCAGAATGTCGTCGTAGGTACCGCCTTCATTGGAATAGAGGGCGTAATTTTTGGCCGTGGCAAACCACTCCTTGGTGCTGGGGCGCACCTGTTTGGCGGCGGCCAGCAAATGACTCTGCTGCACCGGCAGCGGTTTGCCGCCTTTCATCGACTCACGCAAGCAGGCTTCCACGGCCGTATCCACCACGGCCTGCAGGTCGGCACCGGAGAGGCCGGCGGTCTGGGCAGCCAGGGCGGGCAGGCGTAGGTCGTCGGCTACGGGCTTGCCGCGCAGCAGCACTTCCAAGATGGCCACGCGGGCGGGCTCATCGGGCGGGGTTACCAGCACAATCCGGTCGAAGCGGCCGGGGCGGCGGAAGGCGGGGTCGAGCTGCCAGGGGGCGTTGGTGGCGGCCAGAATGAGCACGCCGTCGTTGGAGCTGCGGGCCCCGTCCAGCTCCTCCAGAAACTGGTTGATGAGGGTGCGGCCGGCGCTCTGGCGCAGGTCGTGGCGGTTGGCAGCCAGGGCATCCACCTCGTCGAAAAACAGCACGCAGGGCGCCTGCATGCGGGCCAGCTCAAACAGCTCGTGCAGCTTCTTCTCGCTCTGGCCCATCCACATGTCCAGAATGTCGTTGATGCCGACGTGGATGAAAGAGGCCTTTACCTCGCCGGCCGTGGCGCGGGCCAGGTAGGTTTTGCCGCAGCCGGGCGGGCCGTACAGCAACAGCCCGCCCCCGGCCGCCTTACCATAGGCTTTGTAGAGGTCGGGGTGCAGCAATGGCTGAATCATTTTCATGCCGATTTCCTCTTTCACCACCTCCATGCCGCCCACGTCCTGGAACGTGATTTTCGGCTTCTCCAGGCCCGCAAACAGGGCGCGCTCGTCTAGGCCCTGGGCCGAAACGTGGGTGGCGTTGTAGTCGGCGGGGGCGCCGCCGCCAGCGGGCTGAGCGGCCGGGCGCAACCCCAGCTGCTCGTCGAGGTCCTGGTCGCGCAGGCTGCTGTCGAGCTGCAGCGCCTGCTGGTAGGCGGCGCGGGCTTCGTCGGGCGGGCCGCCGGCTCCGGCCAGCACCCGGGCGTGCAGCAGGTGGGCGCGGGCGTGGTCGGGGTGGGCACGCAGCACTTCTTCCAGCACCACCAAGGCCGCTGAAGTCTTTTGTAAGGCCGCGTAGGTTTCAGCTAGGCCCAGCTGCAGCTCCTCATCGTCGGGGGCCTGGCGCAGGCCGAGGCGGTAGTGGTCTTCAGCTTCGGTAAAGCGACCCACCTGGCGCAGCAAGCTGGCTACGTGGCGGCGCAACGGCACGTTTTCGGGCGAAAACTGTAGCGCGTCGAGTAAGGGTTGTATATCGGAGGAATTGGGCAGAGTCGCCATATAAATAGACTAAGATGAGGGCCGCAAGCTACAGGTTTCGCACGCAACTATGCTTCGTCAGCCCGGTAATGCCAGCCACTACGCTTTCTTAATCGGATTGTATGAATTGCTAATAGTGCCTATGAAACGAAAGGGGTGTATTCTGTTATATTCTGTGTAAATAGATAATTGGCCCTCTATTGGATAGGGATTTTAGAAAAAAATACCATGCTTGTGGTATATTGACCTCTGAAAATAAGGTGCAGTTACCCAATAAGCTTGTCATGACTCCTACATCTTCCTCCCTGAAACCTAGCAAGAGTCTGTTCGCGTTGGGCACACTGCTGGTGCTGGCACTGCTGGCAGCCTTTGTGCAGGTGCCGCACCCGGCTGCCGTGCCCGGCTCCCTCAACGGAGCCGATGTAGCCTGGATGCTCACGGCCACGGCTTTTGTGCTGATTATGACGCCGGGTCTGTCGTTCTTCTACGGGGGCATGGTACGGCCCAAAAATGTCATCAGTACCATGCTGCAGAGCTTTGTGGCGCTGGGCGTGATTTCAGTGCTGTTCTATTTTGTGGGCTTTTCGCTGTGCTACGGCGACTCCTGGCACGGGCTCATTGGCAATCCGCTCACGTTTGCGCTGCTGCGCAATGTGGGCACCGCCCCTAATCCGGCCTTTGCTGCTACCATTCCGTTCATCCTGTTCTTCGCCTTTCAGCTCAAGTTTGCCATCATCACTCCGGCCTTGATTACCGGCTCGTTTGCCGAGCGGGTGCGGTTCAAGGGCTATCTGGCCTTCATGGTGCTGTTCAGCCTGTTTATCTACTGCCCGCTGGCCCACTGGACCTGGCACCCCGAGGGCTTCCTGCGCAAATGGGGCGTGCTCGATTTTGCCGGTGGCACGGTAGTACATATTTCGGCAGGCGTGGCGGCCCTGGCGGGGGCAATGGTATTAGGCAGGCGCTCGGCCAACCTGCGGCCGACTTCATTTTCCACGCCCAACGTGCCATACGTGCTGCTGGGAACCGGCCTGCTGTGGTTTGGGTGGTTTGGCTTCAATGCCGGCTCGGCGCTGGGAGCCAATGAGCTGGCGGCATTGTCCTTTGTGAATACCAACCTGGCCTCGGCGGCGGCCCTCATTGCCTGGGTGCTGATTGAGGTAGTGCGCGGCGGCAAACCTACGGCCGTGGGGGCCTGCACCGGCGCAGTAGTGGGGCTGGTGGCCATTACGCCCGCTGCCGGCTACGTCGATTATGGTCAGAGCATCCTGTTTGGGGTGCTGTCGGCTATTATCAGCCACGCGGCCGTGCACTGGCAGAACTCCCGCACCACCATCGATGATACGCTGGATGTCTTTCCCTGCCACGGATTGGGCGGTATTGTGGGCATGCTGCTCACGGGTGTGTTTGCTGATAAGGTGGGCCTGATTCATGGCACCTTCACCACCTTCGGCTACCACCTGCTGGGCCTGCTCATCGTGATAACCTACTCATTCGTGGGGGCCTGGATCCTCCTTAAAATAACTGACCGTATCTTCGGATTGCGCGTAAAGCTGCAGGAAGAGGAGCTTGGTCTCGACCTAAGCCAGCACGAAGAATCCACTTACCACATCGACGAAGAATTTGAGCGCACATACCGTCGCGAACTGGCCACGGAAAACGCGTAACAGCAACACCGGCCACTGTAAGCCTCATACTCCGGAAAGTTGAGGTGCTCCCCTCTGGTGGTCGGTGGGTTAGAGAAGGGAATGAGGGGTACCCTAGTAGTAAGAAGGCCACCGGCGGGGAATCCGGTGGCCTTCTCTGCTTTTTACAGAACGTCATTACTTCACTCGCCCAGCTTGCTGAGCACAAACGACACCAGAAAGCCCAGTACGGTAATCAGCCCCGTAAAATTGTGGGCCACTTCGAAGGCCTCCGGAATCATGGTATCGGCAATCATGGCCAGGACTGCGCCGGCGGCCACGGCGGTAGTAGCGGCCACTACCTCGGGCGAGAAGCCGCTGAAAACCGTGTAGCCAACCAGGGACGCCACCCCCGAAATAACTGCAATGCCGGCCCAGAGCCCCAGCACATAGGCGGGCCGCCGGCCGGCTTTGCGCATGCCGGCGGCACTGCTCAGGCCCTCGGGTAGGTTGCTCAGAAAAATGGCCACTACCGCTACCATGCTAACGCCTCCTCCGGCCAGCATGCTTAGCCCAATAACAATGCTTTCGGGAATACCATCCAGCAGCGCCCCCATGGCCAGGGCCATGCCGTTGTCGTCGCCCGCATCAGTGCCTTCGGTTTTACCCTGCTGCACGGCGGTGCGTTCCTGGCCCTGAAGGTGGCCGGAGCGTTTGCGGTGCTTGGCTCCGTAGCGCGCCAGTAGCCAATTAGCCAGCGTATACACGGCCGCACCGCCCACAAATCCCAGCCCGGTAGAGTCGAAACCACCTTTTTTGTAGGCTTCCTCCATCAGTTCCAAAGAAAGCGTGGAAATAAGCACACCGCTGCCAAACGCCATAATGGCGGCAATAAGCCGCTGCGGTACTTTGGCAAAATAGCCAATGGCCGCGCCCAGCAACAGCGCGGAGCCCGAAACCAGGCCCCAGAAGCCGGCCACGGCCCAGGTGGGAAAAGCGTACATAAGCAGAGGGGAGAAAGGGCGGAAAACCGCCAGCCCAACGCCAGCGGTGACCGTTCAACGCCGGAATCTCCGCAAAGGATACCGTTAGGCGGCCCGGAACCGCATCAGCACTGCCGCACACTCGCTTTCGGTGAGGCCCGCTACTTCCACTTTCTTAAAGGGAGCCGTGTGGCCGCTCAGGAGTGTAACGCTGGATTTACTCACGCCGAACACTTCGGCCAGATACCCCAGCAGGCAGGCGTTGGCTTTACCATCCTGAGCCGGGGCGTTCAGCCGGACCGTTACGGTGCCGTCAGCCGCTATTTCCAGCTGGTTGCGGCGGCCGTTGGGTTTGGCTTTCAGATGCAGAATGGGCACGCGCTAGGCCGGATCGTTGTAGGCGTCGTACACGTTCCAGGCCCAGATAACGAAGGGCACGATAAGCGTCCAGGCCAGTAGAAAGCCGATGGTGCCGCCTACGGCCCAGATCAGAAAGGCCTTCAGAATCTGACCCTTGATAAGCTGACCCAGGCCTGGGACGAAGATGGAAAGCAAAGCGGGCAGGCCGTACGTGGTTTTCATAGCAGAGAGGAGTAGGAGGTGAGAAAGATGCAGAAAATTACGAAACCCGGCTCTGGCCGAACGGGCACCGTGCCAGCACCACGCACCGCCCGCAGGCCGGCGTGTGGAAGTAGCAGCACTTCTGCCCGTGAAACATCAGGGCTTCGTGGTGGTCATACACCAGCTGGGCGTCCCAGTCGGGTGGGAGCAGGGCCGCCAGCTGGGTATGAGCCGCCGCCTCGCCTACTTTGGGGCCGATGAGCCCCAGCCGCTGGGCCACGCGGTGGTGGTGGCTATCCACGGGCATGGCGGGGCGGCGCAGGGTGCTGAACAGCAGCACGGCCGCGCTGGTTTTGGGCCCCACGCCGGGTAGCTGCTCCAGCCACGCCCGGGCCTCCGGAATGGGTAAATCGGCCAGAAATTCCAGCTCGCAGGGGCCGCCGTCGCAGCGCTGGCTTACTTCGCGCAGTACCTGCTGGAGACGGGGTGCTTTCTGCTCGGGCCAGGTGCAGGGGCTGATGGCGGCCTCTACTTCGGCTACCGGGGCGTCGCGCACTTCCTCCCAGGTCGGGAAGCGGGCCCGCAGCTGCTGGTAGGCCCGGTGCGAATCCTGGTTGCGGGTGCGGTGGGAAAGCAGGGAGCTGATCAACTCACTAAGCGGGTCCTTGGTGCTGAAAAAAGGGAAAGGGGCTCCATACTCGGCGCATAGCTTTGCATGTACCCAAAGGGCTAACTCCTGACGCTCGGTCAGCGAATCGGAAAAAACAGACGGCTTCACCTGCCTGCCTACGCGAAGCAACGTCCTCATGGCTGTCTGAGCAGCAAACAAAATGCCCCGCTAGTGGGCCGGCGGGGCATTGAAGTAAACTACATCTGCCAGAACTACTGCCCTCGGTTATAGAGCAGAATGGCCTGTTTGATGCTGTTCTGCTGCTTACCGCCAATCACCAGCGGCACGATGGCCAGCGGAATAGCCGCGTACACCAGCGGCGACACCGAAAACCCGTTGCTGCCGCCAAAGCTGGAAAGTACCCCAGCCAGCAGCAGGCCGCCGGCTCCCACATAGCTGAGCGTGGTGTAGGTCTGGTAGCGGCGAGCGTTGGCCAGGAGCTGCTGCGAGCCAGGGCTGTCCTGGGTGGCCAGCTGCAGATTCTTGATGCTCAGGTCCTCAATGGGGCCGTTATCCTTGCTGAAATACTCTGTGCGCACCGTGCGGTAGCCACCGTAACCGCCGCCATAAGGGTAGCCCCCAAACCCGCCGTATCGGCCGTAGCCGTAAGGCGAGCCGAAGCCGCCATTATTCATGTATTGCTGGCTGGTGATGGAGTACAGGCTGATGCGGCCCACCCGGTCGCGGCGCAGGGTACTTTCGCGCTTGGAGCGGCCTGGCAGCGTGGTGCGCACGTAAAACCCGGTTTCGTCCTCATAGTAGCGCACATCATTCAGCTCGAACCGCTGCTGCCCATCAACGAGCAGGAAAGGGCGGCCCAGTAGCGGCTGCTTCAGCTCCACATCGTAGCCGCGCAGCACCTGGCCCGACTTCAACCCCACGGCGTAGCGGGTGGTATTGGCTGGCGGCAGCACCTGGCGCTGAGTACGGGCCGAATCGGGCAGGGCGGGTGGCGCGGCCAGCGTACGGGGCGCAGGCGCGCGGCGGGTGGTATCCGCCACGGGCGCGACGACGGTAGCCGGAGCCGGCGTAACGGGAGCCGGAGCGGCAGGACTGGGAGCAGGAGCACCGGGCAGGGTATTCAGCTCGCGGGGCGTTTGCTGGGCTAAAGCCGGAGCCGCCAGGGCGCACAGAGCCAGAAGGGGGAGGGAGCGGAGCAACATACAGGCAAGTAAGCAGAATGGCCGCAAATAGCCGGCCGGAAGATGAGGAAGAAGTGAGTTTTCAGCCCGCCCATGCACGTGCTGCTGAATGCCGTTGCAACAGCCGCCGCCGCCGGAAGGTGCCCGACAACTGACACGGCCGATACCTGAACGCAGCCGCCTCAGTTTCTGGTGTGCAACAGGGCAGCGGAACACTCAAAACGCCGCCCGACACGCACGGGCCACCCCACAGAGAGCAGCCCGTTCGTGTCGGGCGAAGAGCAATACTCATTCAGGAGCCGACAAGGCCGCCGCAGGTTGCACCCGGGGCCGGGTAAGCCACGTTGCTACAAGCCGGCTTAGCGCAGGAGCTTCTCCAGCAGGTTCATGCTGTCTACCATGTCGGGGCTGGATTCGAAGTCCAGGGGTTTGAGAATGTAGCCGCTCACGCCCAGGTTCTGGGCGTTCAGGCGGTCTACATCCATTCCTGAGGTGGTAATGATGAACACCGGAATTTCGCTCAGTTCGGGATGGGTACGAATTTCGGCCAGAAACTCATGACCGTTCATTTTGGGCATGTTCAGATCCAGCAGAATCACTTCGGGCAGCGGCCGGATGGCCTCTACGCCGTTGCTGCCCAGCAGCATATCCAACGCCTCCAAGCCATTGAAAGCCGTGTGCAGTTGGTGGGGCACGCTGAATTTCTCGAAGGCCTTTTTAGCCGTCATCGTATCAAAAAAGTCGTCTTCAACAAGCAGAACGGAGCGCATGAGAGTAGAGGTGAGAGGGTTTGGGGGTAAGAGAGTATGGGGGGCGAGAGGGTTTGGGGTAGGAGGATGTGAGCAATAACTCTTACCCTCCTACCCCAAACCCTCTCGCTCT containing:
- a CDS encoding endonuclease III domain-containing protein; this encodes MRTLLRVGRQVKPSVFSDSLTERQELALWVHAKLCAEYGAPFPFFSTKDPLSELISSLLSHRTRNQDSHRAYQQLRARFPTWEEVRDAPVAEVEAAISPCTWPEQKAPRLQQVLREVSQRCDGGPCELEFLADLPIPEARAWLEQLPGVGPKTSAAVLLFSTLRRPAMPVDSHHHRVAQRLGLIGPKVGEAAAHTQLAALLPPDWDAQLVYDHHEALMFHGQKCCYFHTPACGRCVVLARCPFGQSRVS
- a CDS encoding DUF167 domain-containing protein, whose product is MPILHLKAKPNGRRNQLEIAADGTVTVRLNAPAQDGKANACLLGYLAEVFGVSKSSVTLLSGHTAPFKKVEVAGLTESECAAVLMRFRAA
- a CDS encoding ZIP family metal transporter produces the protein MYAFPTWAVAGFWGLVSGSALLLGAAIGYFAKVPQRLIAAIMAFGSGVLISTLSLELMEEAYKKGGFDSTGLGFVGGAAVYTLANWLLARYGAKHRKRSGHLQGQERTAVQQGKTEGTDAGDDNGMALAMGALLDGIPESIVIGLSMLAGGGVSMVAVVAIFLSNLPEGLSSAAGMRKAGRRPAYVLGLWAGIAVISGVASLVGYTVFSGFSPEVVAATTAVAAGAVLAMIADTMIPEAFEVAHNFTGLITVLGFLVSFVLSKLGE
- a CDS encoding ATP-binding protein, encoding MATLPNSSDIQPLLDALQFSPENVPLRRHVASLLRQVGRFTEAEDHYRLGLRQAPDDEELQLGLAETYAALQKTSAALVVLEEVLRAHPDHARAHLLHARVLAGAGGPPDEARAAYQQALQLDSSLRDQDLDEQLGLRPAAQPAGGGAPADYNATHVSAQGLDERALFAGLEKPKITFQDVGGMEVVKEEIGMKMIQPLLHPDLYKAYGKAAGGGLLLYGPPGCGKTYLARATAGEVKASFIHVGINDILDMWMGQSEKKLHELFELARMQAPCVLFFDEVDALAANRHDLRQSAGRTLINQFLEELDGARSSNDGVLILAATNAPWQLDPAFRRPGRFDRIVLVTPPDEPARVAILEVLLRGKPVADDLRLPALAAQTAGLSGADLQAVVDTAVEACLRESMKGGKPLPVQQSHLLAAAKQVRPSTKEWFATAKNYALYSNEGGTYDDILTYLGIKK
- a CDS encoding response regulator, translated to MRSVLLVEDDFFDTMTAKKAFEKFSVPHQLHTAFNGLEALDMLLGSNGVEAIRPLPEVILLDLNMPKMNGHEFLAEIRTHPELSEIPVFIITTSGMDVDRLNAQNLGVSGYILKPLDFESSPDMVDSMNLLEKLLR
- a CDS encoding ammonium transporter, which codes for MTPTSSSLKPSKSLFALGTLLVLALLAAFVQVPHPAAVPGSLNGADVAWMLTATAFVLIMTPGLSFFYGGMVRPKNVISTMLQSFVALGVISVLFYFVGFSLCYGDSWHGLIGNPLTFALLRNVGTAPNPAFAATIPFILFFAFQLKFAIITPALITGSFAERVRFKGYLAFMVLFSLFIYCPLAHWTWHPEGFLRKWGVLDFAGGTVVHISAGVAALAGAMVLGRRSANLRPTSFSTPNVPYVLLGTGLLWFGWFGFNAGSALGANELAALSFVNTNLASAAALIAWVLIEVVRGGKPTAVGACTGAVVGLVAITPAAGYVDYGQSILFGVLSAIISHAAVHWQNSRTTIDDTLDVFPCHGLGGIVGMLLTGVFADKVGLIHGTFTTFGYHLLGLLIVITYSFVGAWILLKITDRIFGLRVKLQEEELGLDLSQHEESTYHIDEEFERTYRRELATENA